CCGGTACGGGCTCAGCACGTCGAGGTGATAGGCCGTCACACCCAGGCGGACCAGGTCCCACGGATTGAGGTGCGCGAGCTCGGCGAACGCCCGGTCCAGTCGCGCACGCGTACCGGCGCCGTGGCGCACCACGTCGCTCCAGGCATCGCTGAAGAGCAGCGACTGCGCGGGAACCCGGTCCCCGAGCGCGTCCAGCAGTGCCCGGGCCCGCTGCCAGGCGTCGGCGTCGGCGGCGTACTGGCAGGTCACCATCAGCAGGTTGACCAGCCGGACCTCGGCCTCGTCGGCGGGCAGCCCGGTGTCGTCGTCGCGCAGCGCCTCCAGCGCGGTCACCACCTGGCGGCGCGCGGACCTGACCTCGCCGTCCCGGTACAGCGCGACGTACGCCGACGCGGCCACCGACGCCGGGGTGCTGCCGCCGCCGGGGGCGAGGTCGGCGTGGACCAGCCACTGGGCGCGGTCGGGCAGGGCGGCCTGCCCGGCGATGAACGCGGCGTCGCCCAGCCGCCGGGACCGCTCCCCGGGGGTCTCGCTGAGTTCCGCCGCGCGGGTCAGCCACGCGATGGCGGCGAGTGCGCCGCCGCGGCGGGTCGCGGACCGCGCCGCCGCGTCGAGCTCCGCGGCCACCTGCTCGTCGGGGTCGATCGTCGAGGCGGCCAGGTGGGTGGCGCGCCGCTCCACGTCGTCCCGGTACTCGCGGGCGAGGACGGCGTGCGCCTCGCGCCGCTCGTTGGGGGTGGCCTTCTGGACGACCGTGGAGCGCACCAGCGGGTGCCGGAAGACGAAGTGACCGGTCATCGGGTCGATGTCGAGCAGGCCCGAGAAGGCCGCCTCGTCGACGTCGACCATCCGGTAGCGGGACCCGCGCGCGGCGTCCGGCGCCTTGCCCGCCCCCACGCCGTCCAGCGCGCCGCGCAGCAGTTCGGTGCGGACCGGCCGGCCGAGCGCCTCGATCCGGGTGCCGTAGACGTACTCCAGCCGCCCGGGCAGCGGCACGCCGTGGTGGCTGAGCAGTTCCTCGACGCCGTGCAGCGGGCGGCCGGCCAGGAACGGGGGGAGTTCGAGCAGGGCCAGCGGATTGCCCTGGGCCTCGTCCAGCACGATGCGCCGGATCCGCGGATCGAGCCGCGGGTGGCGCAGGTCGAGCAGTCGCTGCGCATCCTCGTCCGACAGCGTGGTGACGTGCAGTTCGGGCAGCGCCGCGGTGTCGAACAGCGACGGCACGTCCGACCGCAGGCCGACCACGAGCCGCACCGAGCTGCCGGTGAGCCGGCGCCCCACGAAGCCGCACACCTCGGCGCTGACGCCGTCGAACCACTGGCCGTCGTCGACCACCAGCAGCAGCGGCTGCTGCGAGGACGCCAGGGCGAGCAGGTCGAGGACGGCGATGGCGAGCGTCATCACGGACGGGGGAGCCCCGGCGTTGCGGCCGAACACGACGTCGAAGAGCGCGCGGTGGGAAGCCTCCAGCCGGTCGAGGTGCGGCAGGAGCGGATAGAGGACCTGGTGCAGTCCGGCGAACGGGAAGTCCGACTCGGCGTCCACCCCGACCGCCCGGACCACCCGGTGGTTCTCCTGGCCGGCGAGCTCGGTGAGGTGCTCCAGGAGCGCGCTCTTGCCGACCCCGACCTCGCCCTTGAGGACCAGCGACCGGCCGCCGGGAGCGGTCACGAACGACAACAGCGCCGCCCGCTCCGCCTGCCGGCCGACCAACGCGTTGACCGGTGCATACATGTCGCGCCCCCACTCTCCGGACCGCCCGCTCGGTGCCGGGCCCTCTCCTTCGGGTCGTGCCGGGCGTGCGCCGCCGGATCATCCCGGCACCGCGCGCCGATCCGGCAAGATCCGAAGGAGAGGGCCTCGGGCCACACCCTACCCATCGACGTAGGGTGTCGGCCGTAGCGGGTGCCGTCGGGTGTGACACCGGGACATGTCCCGGCCACACGTGTGGCGGCGGGCCGGTGGAGGGTGGCCCGGCGGTCGCGGGGCCACCTCTGCGGCTCCCGGTCAGAGCCGGTCCGCGTCCACGACGGCCTGGGCGAACGCTGTCGGCGCCTCCTGGGGCAGGTTGTGGCCGATGTCGGCGAGCGTCCGGTGCTCGTACCTGCCGGTGAACATCGAGCGGTAGCCGGAACCGTCGCCGGGAGCGGTGAACGGGTCCAGTGCCGGGTCGAGGGTGATGGTCGGCACGCCGATGGCGGGCTTGTCGGCCAGCCGGTCCTCGTACCGGTCGTAACGGTGCTCGCCGTCGGCGATGCCGAGGCGCCAGCGGTAGTTGTGGATCACGATCGCGGCGTAGTCGGGGTTGTCGAAGGCGGCCTCGGTGCGCTCGAAGGTGGCGTCGTCGAACTTCCAGGTGGGGGAGACCAGTTGCCAGACCAGGCGGGTCAGGTCGTGCCGGAGGGCCGGCCGCTCCATGGCCTTGCGGCCGCGCTCGGTGGCGAAGTAGTACTGGTACCACCAGGTGTGCTCGCCGGCCGGCGCGATCGGCTCCAGCTGCTGCGCGCGGTTGGTGATGAGGTAACCGCCGACCGACACCAGGGCCTTGACCCGCTCGGGCCAGAGCGCGGCCACGATGTCCGCGGTCCGGGAGCCCCAGTCGAAGCCCGCCAGCACCGCGCGGTCGATCCGCAGCGCGTCCAGCAGGGCGATGACGTCCAGCGCGACGGCCGACTGCTGGGCGTTGCGGAAGGTCCGGGGCGATCGGAAGCGCGTGGTGCCGTGGCCGCGCAGGTACGGGACGATCACCCGGTAGCCGAGGTCGGCGAGGAGCGGGGCCACGTCCACGTAGCTGTGGATGTCGTACGGCCAGCCGTGCAGGCACAGCACCACCGGCGCGTCGGCCGGGCCGAGTTCGGCGTAGCCGACGTCGAGCAGCCCCGCCTCGACCTGCTTCAGCGCCGGGAAGGACGTGTGGGTGCCCGGCACGAGGGGCGGAACGACCGGTGCCGGGCCGGAACGGCCGACGGCCGGCGCGGCGGTCGCCGCGCCCTGCAGGCCGGTCAGCGAGACGGCGGCCGCCCCGACACCCAGACCGAACGCCTTGCTGAAGCTGCGCCTGTCGATCATCTGACGACCTTTCGTGTGATTCGGACCCGCCCCGGACGGGGCGGGGGAGTGCCGGGCTACCCGGCACGCCTCACTTTTCTCCTCCCGCCGACCTGCGGCATCAGTCACTTGACGGCGCGTCGCGGCCGGGTGTCCGCGCCGATGACTGACCCGGGTCGACGGTCACGTGACTGATGTCCCGCGTCCGGCAGCTGAGGGACAGTCGGGGCGGACGATGTCGCTCTGCAGAAGGGGAGCCACCATGAACGGCGACCGGGCCCGCCGGCCGGTGCCCGACGACGTGCCCGTGCTGAGGCTGGTGCTGAAACGGGTGCTGGAGGGCTGTCTGCGCCGGCCCGTCCGGGCGGAGTTCCGCTTCGACCGGGACAGCCCCATGGTGGTGTCCGTCGCCCTGGCGCCGACCCGCGGGCCGAGCGTCACCTGGCGGATCGGCCGGGGACTGCTGTACCAGGGGCTCTTCGAGGAGAGCGGCGAGGGACGCGTGCAGGTGTGGCCCGCCCTCGGCCGGGAGGGCGGGACGGCGATGCTGAGGCTGGAGTCACGGGAGTCCAGCGCCCTGCTGGAGGTGCCCGTGCCGCCGCTGGCGGGCTGGCTGGAGGACACCTACGCGGCGCTGCCCGCGGAGGCGGAGCTGGACGCCCTCGACTGGGACGGCTTCGTCGCCGGAGTGCTCGGCGGCCGCAGGCCGACCGGGGAGTGCTGACGGGCCGGACATTGCGCATCCGTCGGTAACCGACCAGACTGGTGACGTGATGCATGCCTTTCCCTGCGGGACCCTGCCCCTCGACTTCGTCGGCACGCTGCGGGCACGGCGCAACGCCGCCCCGGCGGAGAAGCTGGCCTCACCCGAGCAGCTCGACGCCTGGTTCGTCGAGGCCGGGGTCCTCGACACCGCGCCCGGCGCCGACGAGACCGACGTCGAGATCGCCGTGGACCTCCGCGAATCGATCTACGCCCTGGTGGCCGCCCGGCTCGACGGGCGGCCACTGCCGTCCCGGGCGGTGGCCGGAGTGAACCGGCACGCGGCGGGACTGCCGGTGACGGTGCGCCTGCACGCCGGCGGCGCCAGCCGCACCGGGTCCGTCGC
The DNA window shown above is from Streptomyces sp. TLI_171 and carries:
- a CDS encoding alpha/beta fold hydrolase, with amino-acid sequence MIDRRSFSKAFGLGVGAAAVSLTGLQGAATAAPAVGRSGPAPVVPPLVPGTHTSFPALKQVEAGLLDVGYAELGPADAPVVLCLHGWPYDIHSYVDVAPLLADLGYRVIVPYLRGHGTTRFRSPRTFRNAQQSAVALDVIALLDALRIDRAVLAGFDWGSRTADIVAALWPERVKALVSVGGYLITNRAQQLEPIAPAGEHTWWYQYYFATERGRKAMERPALRHDLTRLVWQLVSPTWKFDDATFERTEAAFDNPDYAAIVIHNYRWRLGIADGEHRYDRYEDRLADKPAIGVPTITLDPALDPFTAPGDGSGYRSMFTGRYEHRTLADIGHNLPQEAPTAFAQAVVDADRL
- a CDS encoding LuxR family transcriptional regulator; translation: MYAPVNALVGRQAERAALLSFVTAPGGRSLVLKGEVGVGKSALLEHLTELAGQENHRVVRAVGVDAESDFPFAGLHQVLYPLLPHLDRLEASHRALFDVVFGRNAGAPPSVMTLAIAVLDLLALASSQQPLLLVVDDGQWFDGVSAEVCGFVGRRLTGSSVRLVVGLRSDVPSLFDTAALPELHVTTLSDEDAQRLLDLRHPRLDPRIRRIVLDEAQGNPLALLELPPFLAGRPLHGVEELLSHHGVPLPGRLEYVYGTRIEALGRPVRTELLRGALDGVGAGKAPDAARGSRYRMVDVDEAAFSGLLDIDPMTGHFVFRHPLVRSTVVQKATPNERREAHAVLAREYRDDVERRATHLAASTIDPDEQVAAELDAAARSATRRGGALAAIAWLTRAAELSETPGERSRRLGDAAFIAGQAALPDRAQWLVHADLAPGGGSTPASVAASAYVALYRDGEVRSARRQVVTALEALRDDDTGLPADEAEVRLVNLLMVTCQYAADADAWQRARALLDALGDRVPAQSLLFSDAWSDVVRHGAGTRARLDRAFAELAHLNPWDLVRLGVTAYHLDVLSPYRTHLQRAVDREAEAGATASAMTMLHLIMLDQLAVGEWEEAERTGLRGLELAVQHDHALFAHHSRAYLGQVAALRGQLERARELQAAVDSWARPRGVGFLSQIADAVGITAALSEGDYEAAYLYAIGITTPGSFEPCAHQASRTLLDLVEAALHTGRTEEARRHARAALDAGLPDVSPRLALLTYGALSITAEQEPEAASWHARAESLTEGVGFPFELARIRLARGVRLRHAQGPRAARQALLRAAESFEQLGADAWADRARAELRASGMATRSSSATALTWQEHRIAGLAASGLTNKEIGERMHLSPRTVSSHLYRVFPKLGITTRAALRDALGDTAGASQG
- a CDS encoding ABATE domain-containing protein; amino-acid sequence: MHAFPCGTLPLDFVGTLRARRNAAPAEKLASPEQLDAWFVEAGVLDTAPGADETDVEIAVDLRESIYALVAARLDGRPLPSRAVAGVNRHAAGLPVTVRLHAGGASRTGSVAQGLAALARETVEILGGDEAALLRECARPECTQVYLDRSRGHRREWCAMKTCGNRVKAASFRARQHGAAAPRV
- a CDS encoding SsgA family sporulation/cell division regulator; this encodes MNGDRARRPVPDDVPVLRLVLKRVLEGCLRRPVRAEFRFDRDSPMVVSVALAPTRGPSVTWRIGRGLLYQGLFEESGEGRVQVWPALGREGGTAMLRLESRESSALLEVPVPPLAGWLEDTYAALPAEAELDALDWDGFVAGVLGGRRPTGEC